Proteins from one Piscinibacter lacus genomic window:
- the queC gene encoding 7-cyano-7-deazaguanine synthase QueC: MSLPLDPRGALVLFSGGQDSATCLAWALARFAHVETIGFDYGQRHRVELDCRSLLLRELRWQFAHWAPRLGVDHLLDLRQLAQIGATAMTEERAIEWQANGLPNTFVPGRNLLFFTYAAALAYRRGLTVLVGGMCETDYSGYPDCRDNTLKALQVALSLGLAGPMTVETPLMFLDKAQTWTLSEQLGGPALVDLITEHSHSCYLGDRSQRHPWGHGCGHCPACELRARGWTSYITQAARTAGPAA; the protein is encoded by the coding sequence ATGAGCCTGCCCCTCGATCCCCGCGGCGCGCTGGTGCTGTTCTCCGGCGGCCAGGATTCCGCCACCTGCCTGGCCTGGGCGCTGGCGCGCTTCGCGCACGTCGAGACAATCGGCTTCGACTACGGCCAGCGCCACCGTGTCGAGCTGGACTGCCGCTCGCTGCTGCTGCGCGAGCTGCGCTGGCAGTTTGCGCACTGGGCGCCGCGCCTGGGCGTGGACCATCTGCTCGACCTGCGCCAACTGGCCCAGATCGGCGCGACGGCCATGACCGAGGAGCGCGCCATCGAATGGCAGGCCAACGGCCTGCCCAACACCTTCGTGCCGGGCCGCAACCTGCTGTTCTTCACCTATGCCGCGGCCCTGGCCTACCGGCGCGGGCTGACGGTGCTGGTCGGCGGCATGTGCGAGACCGACTACTCCGGCTACCCCGACTGCCGCGACAACACGCTCAAGGCCCTGCAGGTCGCGCTCAGCCTGGGCCTGGCCGGGCCGATGACGGTCGAGACGCCGCTGATGTTCCTCGACAAGGCCCAGACCTGGACCCTGAGCGAGCAGCTCGGCGGCCCGGCCCTGGTCGACCTCATCACCGAGCACAGCCACAGCTGCTACCTGGGCGACCGCAGCCAGCGCCACCCCTGGGGCCACGGCTGCGGCCACTGCCCGGCCTGCGAGCTGCGTGCGCGCGGCTGGACGAGCTACATCACGCAAGCCGCCCGGACGGCCGGCCCCGCGGCATGA